The segment AGCTAAGGCTCGTGGCCCTCCAAAGTCAAACTTAGGTCTCGCAAAGCTCTCGTCATACTGACCATCAGCATCAATGTGAAAGATCTTCTTATTGAGCGAAGAGCCGTTATACCCATTGATCATACCTCCGAAGTAAATATCACCCGAGGGGAGTAGCAGTGCAGCGTCCACATAGGGCGCACTCTTGAAGTAGATCTCATGAGCCGTCGGGAGGTAGCTCTCGTCATGCATGCCCGCAGCCGTAAAGCGCGCTATCAGCGGGGCAAACCGCTCATTGACCCTGTTGAAGCCGCCCAAGACATAGAAGGAGTCATCAGGCGAGACCAGTAGTTTGTTTGGCTGCAGATCCCACTCGTACTTCCCCTCATAGGCAGAAGCATCTAGCTGGAGGGTATTGTCATTCTTAAAGGTCGTATCCAGCGAACCGTCCTCGTTGAGACGTATGATCTGCCCCACGGGAGTACCATTGTAAGTGGTGAAAACACCGATGACGAGGATCTTGCCGTCAGACTGCAGAGCAATATTTGTCACCACGCCATCGACACCCGTACCGCCTACGTTGAAGGTATCGTCAGCCGAGCCGTCCGCATTAAGCCGCATGACACCCGCCACATCTCGTCCGCCCACATGCTCGAAGGTGCCAGCGACCACGATCTTGCCGTCCGCTAGGGGGATGACCGCCTGCGGGTTGGAGTCTAGTATGGGGCGAAAGCTCGTATCCACCTGCCCGTTCTGGAGACGCTCCTGCGCCATAACGCTGAGGGGTAGTCCTAGACAACAGCCTAGGACTAGAGATATGTAGAGAAGCTTCTTCATAGCACCACTTATTTATAGGTACAGCTTCTGAATCCACACACGACCATCTTCAAAGGTCGCAGCCACTAGGACAGTCCCCTCGACAGAGACGACATGCTCCGTAGCGGTAACAGTCGAGGCGTAGAGCTGCGTCCCAGACATATCCCATACGTATAGGCTGACCGGCTGCTCTGCTGTAAAGCGGGTCACACCCTCCTCGGTAGCTACGCGCAGGTCGCTCGGAGAGGCGAGGACAGGCTCATTGGCAGTCGACTGATAGTTGAGCGCAAAGAGTGGCCATAGCACAGGCTCTCCCGTAGTACGATGTTTCGCCATCATACCAAAGACTGTCAAGTCTCCAGAGGGGTCGACCTCCTTATTGGCTAGGAAGAGGAAGGGGAAGAAGTTTTGCATCTTCATCGACACCCCCGTGCTGTCTGTGATGATGATATCATCTAGAGCTCCAAAGCGAAATGGCACCTTCGAGTCCGTGCGTGGCTTGATCCTCACATTCTGTATCGAGACAGGGGCATACATATTGTAGTCCGCATTGTCTAGCAGATCCTGGATGCTCTTGGTCGTGCGATTGTCAAACGTAAAGGGATGATCCACCACCTCCAGCGTGCTAGGGGCATCTACCTGAAAGTATAGGTTGTGGTCACGCTCCACCAGCTGCCCCACGATACGCTTAGCGAGGAGCGCCTTCTCGGGCGGATTACCATAGATCGGGTCATGTAGTCGAGGATCAAACATCATAATCCCCTTCTCGCCGTCCCAGAGCCACTTCTCGGGCGTCATAGGCACCGCCATATTGACCAGAGTCTTCTTATCAAAGGTTACCTCGTAAAAGCCTCCCACGGGAGCTTGTAGTAGCTCCTTCAGCGAGTGCAGTGGCGTAGACTCCCGAACGGTGAAGTAGGTCACATGCTCCTCTAGCTCTGGGTAAGGCTGCCCCGTAGCTATGTCCATAAAGCGT is part of the Porphyromonas asaccharolytica DSM 20707 genome and harbors:
- a CDS encoding delta-60 repeat domain-containing protein — protein: MKKLLYISLVLGCCLGLPLSVMAQERLQNGQVDTSFRPILDSNPQAVIPLADGKIVVAGTFEHVGGRDVAGVMRLNADGSADDTFNVGGTGVDGVVTNIALQSDGKILVIGVFTTYNGTPVGQIIRLNEDGSLDTTFKNDNTLQLDASAYEGKYEWDLQPNKLLVSPDDSFYVLGGFNRVNERFAPLIARFTAAGMHDESYLPTAHEIYFKSAPYVDAALLLPSGDIYFGGMINGYNGSSLNKKIFHIDADGQYDESFARPKFDFGGPRALAMKGADTLLVAGSFYESFGRRTPLMIALHLDGTPIEGFTAYDFSTPDAEDMINGLIVTDRYIFIGGGDIQMPKRSFVYALDKSGAALTTDFDFGSGPNRIVSGLTYDPAGWLYVSGFFTEFGGASTRYFARCKVGGSDLHVETPSCAMPAVRVAVGERSFSLHNLEGSAEVSLYSSEGVLCASYPSVAEGESISYELPEGLYLMVVKQTRGRQQLKVQL